Proteins from a single region of Desulfobacter postgatei 2ac9:
- a CDS encoding CoB--CoM heterodisulfide reductase iron-sulfur subunit A family protein, which yields MTTENSAPVSGSIMVVGGGISGLTTALEAAEVGYEVFLIEKEASLGGRVSQLKHYFPKLCPPTCGLEINYRRLKDNKNIKVYTLSEVQKVDGKPGNYTVSVKTAPRYVNSNCTCCGECAKVCETEISNEFNFGMDRRKAAYLPHNMAFPQRYVMDPAMSKDDREKVKEACKYNAVDFTMEERTFDLKVGAVVFATGWQPYDATRIDNLGFGRYQNIITNMMLERLASFNGPTEGKIIRPSDDKAPETIAFAQCAGSRDENHLPYCSYICCMASLKHATYIRAQYPDAKIYIYYIDLRTPGRKYENFYAKLKADKNVFFVKGKVAEVSEESGTGNINLVAEDTISGEKIRQTVDMLVLATGMQPTCAIDKPAADLTFDDEGFIINDFSKGGLFAAGCANKPADVVTSNQNATGMALKAIQTLRR from the coding sequence ATGACTACAGAAAATTCAGCCCCGGTAAGTGGAAGCATTATGGTGGTTGGCGGTGGAATCAGTGGCCTGACAACCGCTTTGGAAGCTGCCGAAGTGGGCTACGAAGTCTTCCTGATTGAAAAGGAAGCTTCCCTTGGCGGAAGAGTCTCCCAGCTCAAGCACTACTTCCCCAAACTCTGCCCGCCTACCTGCGGTCTTGAAATCAATTACAGACGACTCAAAGACAACAAGAACATCAAGGTGTACACGCTTTCCGAGGTACAAAAGGTTGATGGCAAGCCTGGAAATTACACCGTTAGCGTAAAAACCGCACCCCGGTATGTAAACAGCAACTGCACCTGTTGCGGTGAATGTGCAAAAGTGTGCGAAACTGAAATCAGCAATGAATTCAACTTTGGCATGGATCGCCGCAAGGCCGCATATCTGCCGCACAACATGGCCTTTCCCCAGCGATATGTCATGGATCCGGCCATGAGTAAGGATGACCGGGAAAAGGTCAAAGAAGCCTGCAAATATAACGCCGTTGATTTTACCATGGAAGAACGCACATTCGACCTGAAAGTCGGTGCCGTTGTATTCGCCACCGGATGGCAGCCCTATGATGCCACCCGCATTGACAATCTTGGTTTTGGCCGTTACCAGAACATCATCACCAACATGATGCTGGAACGGTTGGCATCTTTCAACGGCCCCACCGAAGGTAAAATCATCCGCCCGTCCGACGACAAGGCACCTGAAACCATTGCCTTTGCGCAGTGTGCAGGTTCCAGGGATGAAAACCATCTGCCCTACTGCTCATATATCTGCTGCATGGCATCCTTAAAACATGCCACATATATCAGGGCCCAATATCCTGATGCAAAAATTTACATATATTACATTGATCTGCGGACTCCCGGCAGAAAATACGAAAATTTCTATGCCAAACTCAAGGCGGATAAAAACGTATTCTTTGTCAAAGGCAAGGTTGCGGAAGTCAGTGAAGAGAGCGGGACCGGCAACATCAACCTTGTGGCCGAAGATACCATCTCAGGTGAAAAAATTAGACAAACCGTTGATATGCTGGTGCTGGCCACCGGAATGCAGCCCACCTGCGCCATTGATAAGCCCGCAGCTGATCTGACCTTTGATGACGAAGGCTTTATTATCAATGACTTTTCCAAAGGCGGCCTGTTTGCAGCAGGGTGTGCCAATAAACCGGCCGATGTTGTGACATCCAACCAGAATGCAACCGGCATGGCCCTTAAAGCCATTCAGACTCTGAGGAGGTAA
- the aprA gene encoding adenylyl-sulfate reductase subunit alpha, producing MALPNKPAGEIKTVREPEVEKRDVDVLIIGGGMAACGTAFEIKKWADDDTKILLVDKAALERSGAVAQGLSAINTYIGSNKPEDYVRMVRNDLMGIVREDLIFDLGRHVDDSVHLFEEWGLPIWKKSDDGKNMDGKKGMKSGTLKAGATPVRTGKWQIMINGESYKRIVAEAGKKALGDENILERVFIVEILNDKNDPKRVAGAVGFSVRENKVYIFNAKVIMVACGGAVNIYQPRSVAEGKGRAWYPVWNAGSTYTMALRAGAELSMMENRFTPARFKDGYGPVGAWFLLFKAKTVNGLGENYAGSEDAKAELAKYAPYGTAAVTPTCLRNHLMMKEYKEGRGPIIMETTKALAALGETMDKKELKHLESEAWEDFLDMSVGQAGLWCATNTEPEKKDSEIMPTEPYLLGSHSGCCGIWCSGPEEDWVPASYKWGYNRMTTVRGLFTAGDGVGCSGHKFSSGSHAEGRIIAKSMIQYLKAEGDKVSGFAESDKELVDMVYYPVYNYLDNFEYTTATDVNPKYCKPAGMAMRLMKMTNEYGAGTGTFYMTNGKSLEVLMDLFEMFREDLEKVAAGDLHELLRAWEVIHRLYTVQAHTRHIQFREESRFPGFYYRGDFMGQNDEEWFCFVNSSYDKKTNEWTLKKEPYVKIISD from the coding sequence ATGGCATTACCTAACAAACCTGCTGGTGAAATTAAAACCGTTAGAGAGCCAGAGGTAGAGAAGAGAGACGTTGATGTTCTAATCATCGGCGGTGGCATGGCTGCCTGCGGTACTGCATTTGAGATCAAAAAATGGGCTGACGACGACACCAAAATTCTGCTTGTCGACAAAGCCGCTCTTGAAAGATCCGGTGCTGTTGCCCAGGGTCTGTCCGCCATCAACACCTACATCGGCTCCAACAAACCTGAAGACTATGTCCGCATGGTTCGTAACGACCTGATGGGTATTGTTCGTGAAGACTTGATCTTTGACCTTGGCCGTCACGTTGACGATTCCGTACATCTGTTCGAGGAATGGGGACTTCCCATCTGGAAAAAAAGCGACGATGGCAAAAATATGGACGGAAAAAAAGGCATGAAATCCGGTACGCTTAAAGCCGGCGCCACTCCCGTTCGTACCGGTAAATGGCAGATCATGATCAACGGTGAATCCTACAAGAGAATCGTTGCTGAAGCCGGTAAAAAAGCCCTTGGCGACGAAAACATCCTTGAAAGAGTTTTCATCGTTGAAATCCTCAACGACAAAAATGATCCCAAAAGAGTTGCCGGTGCCGTTGGTTTTTCCGTACGTGAAAACAAAGTCTACATCTTCAACGCAAAAGTTATAATGGTTGCCTGCGGTGGCGCGGTTAACATTTACCAACCCCGTTCGGTTGCAGAAGGTAAAGGCCGTGCCTGGTATCCCGTATGGAATGCCGGTTCCACCTACACCATGGCTCTGAGAGCCGGTGCTGAACTCTCCATGATGGAAAACCGTTTCACCCCGGCCCGTTTTAAAGACGGTTACGGCCCTGTTGGTGCATGGTTCCTGCTGTTCAAAGCAAAAACCGTTAACGGTCTTGGTGAAAACTACGCCGGTTCCGAAGATGCCAAAGCCGAGCTTGCAAAATACGCTCCTTACGGAACTGCTGCCGTAACCCCGACCTGTCTGCGTAATCATCTGATGATGAAAGAATACAAAGAAGGCCGTGGTCCCATCATTATGGAAACCACCAAAGCACTTGCTGCTCTTGGCGAAACCATGGACAAGAAAGAACTCAAGCATCTGGAATCAGAAGCCTGGGAAGATTTCCTTGACATGTCCGTTGGTCAGGCCGGCCTGTGGTGTGCAACCAATACTGAGCCCGAGAAAAAAGACTCAGAAATTATGCCCACCGAACCGTACCTGCTGGGTTCCCACTCCGGATGCTGCGGAATCTGGTGTTCCGGTCCCGAGGAAGACTGGGTACCTGCTTCCTACAAATGGGGTTACAACAGAATGACAACCGTTCGCGGTCTGTTCACTGCCGGTGACGGCGTTGGCTGCTCCGGTCATAAGTTCTCTTCAGGATCTCATGCAGAAGGACGTATCATTGCCAAGTCAATGATTCAGTACCTGAAAGCCGAAGGCGACAAGGTTTCCGGTTTTGCTGAATCCGACAAAGAGCTGGTGGACATGGTTTACTATCCGGTATACAACTACCTGGATAACTTTGAATACACCACAGCAACAGACGTAAACCCCAAATACTGCAAACCTGCCGGCATGGCTATGCGTCTGATGAAGATGACCAATGAGTATGGTGCAGGTACCGGTACTTTCTACATGACCAACGGCAAATCCCTTGAAGTTCTCATGGACCTGTTCGAAATGTTCCGTGAAGACCTTGAGAAAGTTGCTGCCGGCGATCTGCATGAACTGCTCAGAGCATGGGAAGTTATCCATCGTCTCTACACAGTTCAGGCTCATACCCGTCACATCCAGTTCCGTGAAGAATCCCGCTTCCCTGGTTTCTACTACAGAGGCGACTTCATGGGCCAGAATGACGAAGAATGGTTCTGCTTTGTTAACTCTTCTTATGACAAGAAGACTAACGAGTGGACTCTGAAAAAAGAACCCTACGTTAAAATCATCTCCGACTAG
- the aprB gene encoding adenylyl-sulfate reductase subunit beta: MPSFVIAEKCDGCKGGDKTACMYICPNDLMVLDATAMKAYNQEPDQCWECYSCVKICPSQAIEVRGYSDFVPMGASVQPMMGTEDIMWTCKFRNGVVKRFKFPIRTTPEGEANAYEGLKGKDLYSGLLSTQEADGMELKAPTELA; the protein is encoded by the coding sequence ATGCCATCTTTTGTAATCGCAGAAAAATGTGACGGCTGTAAAGGCGGGGATAAAACCGCATGCATGTACATCTGCCCCAATGACCTGATGGTTCTGGATGCAACTGCAATGAAAGCTTACAACCAAGAACCGGATCAGTGCTGGGAATGCTACTCTTGCGTAAAAATCTGCCCCTCCCAGGCCATTGAAGTAAGAGGCTACTCTGACTTCGTGCCCATGGGCGCATCCGTACAGCCCATGATGGGTACTGAGGACATTATGTGGACTTGTAAGTTCAGAAACGGCGTTGTAAAACGCTTCAAGTTCCCCATCAGAACCACTCCCGAAGGCGAAGCCAACGCTTATGAAGGCCTGAAGGGCAAAGACCTGTATTCAGGCCTGCTGTCTACTCAGGAAGCCGATGGTATGGAACTGAAAGCTCCCACCGAGCTGGCATAG
- a CDS encoding YkgJ family cysteine cluster protein, with protein sequence MNDEMLPVGLDDLMQFNCSADNPCFNQCCRDLNQALTPYDILRMKNAVKLPSGQFLREYTSRHTGPGSGLPVITFKANPATGHACPFVTDSGCSIYHDRPASCRMYPLARAVVKDRGTGKYVEYFALIEEEHCKGFGGRDNKTVAQWLQGQNVVDHNTENDKILELISLKNQIRPGKLEGAEEDIFYMALYDLDDFKIQIKEKGLLASTNLSVEYVQKVVADDLSLLNFGIAWIKYQLFGKDLEIQG encoded by the coding sequence ATGAACGATGAGATGTTGCCGGTCGGCTTGGATGACCTTATGCAATTCAACTGCAGTGCGGATAATCCTTGTTTTAATCAGTGCTGCAGGGATCTGAATCAGGCACTGACCCCCTATGATATTCTGAGAATGAAAAATGCTGTAAAATTGCCGTCCGGACAGTTTCTTCGGGAATATACATCCCGGCATACCGGTCCCGGTTCCGGTCTGCCGGTGATTACCTTTAAGGCCAATCCAGCCACCGGCCATGCCTGCCCCTTTGTCACGGATTCAGGGTGTTCCATATATCATGACCGCCCCGCATCATGCCGCATGTACCCTTTGGCCCGTGCCGTTGTAAAGGACAGGGGCACCGGGAAATATGTCGAGTATTTTGCTTTGATTGAAGAAGAGCACTGCAAAGGATTTGGCGGTCGGGATAATAAAACCGTGGCCCAATGGCTCCAAGGTCAGAATGTGGTCGACCACAATACGGAAAATGATAAAATTCTTGAACTGATCAGTCTTAAAAACCAGATCCGGCCCGGAAAACTGGAAGGTGCTGAAGAAGATATTTTTTACATGGCTTTGTATGATCTGGATGATTTCAAAATTCAGATTAAGGAAAAAGGGCTTCTTGCCTCAACAAATCTTTCTGTGGAATATGTGCAGAAGGTTGTGGCTGATGACCTAAGCCTGCTTAATTTCGGTATTGCCTGGATAAAATACCAGTTGTTTGGCAAAGATTTGGAAATTCAGGGCTGA
- a CDS encoding SDR family NAD(P)-dependent oxidoreductase, which translates to MEIKGKVALVLGAVKGIGKGIGLDLARQGASLILTRHDWADAFCDMEAAFGRTGAQHNIINADLRKTDEIEGLATFIKDRYGRLDILVNNIERGGWPTVHGTYVEDQWDLEIETTLKAKRWIFEAVFPLLKAGDEAVVINISSVAAITGRSGPAALVFNEGYSAANRGIGVLTETWARMGAPSVRVNELMLGIFETRHAQGTRGWREVLTDAEKQSLIDQTLAGRTGQISDVVKAVNFIIRDAPYMTGATLRIDGGFVLGGARVPPMPRGIV; encoded by the coding sequence ATGGAAATCAAAGGAAAAGTGGCTCTGGTACTTGGGGCGGTCAAAGGAATCGGCAAAGGCATTGGCCTGGACCTTGCCCGGCAGGGGGCAAGCCTTATCCTTACCCGCCATGACTGGGCGGATGCCTTTTGTGATATGGAGGCAGCGTTTGGGAGGACAGGTGCCCAGCATAATATAATAAATGCAGATTTGCGTAAAACTGATGAAATTGAAGGTCTGGCAACGTTTATAAAAGATCGGTATGGACGCCTGGACATTCTGGTGAATAACATTGAACGCGGCGGATGGCCTACGGTTCACGGCACATATGTTGAAGATCAGTGGGATCTTGAGATTGAAACAACGCTTAAAGCCAAACGCTGGATTTTTGAAGCGGTGTTTCCTTTGCTGAAGGCCGGCGATGAAGCGGTTGTCATTAATATTTCTTCCGTGGCGGCCATCACCGGAAGATCGGGTCCTGCCGCCCTGGTTTTCAACGAGGGCTATTCCGCCGCCAACCGGGGGATTGGTGTACTCACCGAAACATGGGCCAGGATGGGGGCACCGTCAGTGCGGGTGAACGAATTAATGCTGGGTATATTTGAAACCCGCCATGCCCAGGGGACCCGGGGGTGGCGGGAAGTGCTCACGGATGCGGAAAAACAGTCTTTGATCGATCAGACCCTGGCAGGTCGGACCGGGCAAATTTCCGATGTTGTCAAAGCAGTCAATTTTATTATCAGGGATGCCCCCTATATGACCGGTGCGACCCTGCGTATAGACGGAGGGTTTGTCCTGGGCGGGGCTCGGGTGCCGCCAATGCCCCGGGGTATCGTTTGA
- a CDS encoding LysR substrate-binding domain-containing protein, protein MTLRQLELFLALVKTPHLSQVAKDFGLTQSAVSMAIKTLEETLGKLLFDRIHKRLVVNENGRYFFRMVDPLVFGLRESESMFRDQALVGDIKVGASSSIANYILPQIIYEFAELYEGVRIEKITGNTIEIGKLIEDGDVDIGFVEADYNSTEIEREVLGLDELYVVTGDPDLVRNEDYCMDELLSKRWIFREEGSGTREVFLYHIEKYKKRFKPFLEVGHTEAVKSVLRNKGALSCLSRISVMNELLSGQLFRLRIKDFKFSRSFYTIWHKDKYFSSVLQEFMYYTKERYKAVYENQLHAH, encoded by the coding sequence TTGACATTAAGGCAACTTGAACTATTTCTTGCGCTTGTGAAAACACCCCATTTAAGTCAGGTGGCCAAGGATTTCGGCCTGACGCAGTCTGCAGTGTCCATGGCCATAAAAACCCTTGAAGAGACCTTGGGGAAACTATTGTTCGACCGCATCCACAAACGGCTGGTGGTCAATGAAAACGGGCGCTATTTTTTCAGGATGGTTGATCCCCTTGTTTTTGGTCTGCGGGAAAGCGAGTCCATGTTTCGGGACCAGGCTCTGGTGGGAGATATCAAGGTGGGTGCCAGTTCATCCATTGCCAATTATATCCTGCCCCAGATTATTTATGAATTTGCCGAGCTGTATGAAGGGGTTCGTATAGAAAAAATAACCGGCAATACCATAGAGATCGGCAAGCTTATTGAAGACGGTGACGTGGATATCGGGTTTGTTGAAGCAGACTACAACAGCACTGAAATCGAGCGGGAGGTGCTTGGCCTAGATGAACTCTATGTGGTGACGGGTGACCCGGATCTTGTTCGCAACGAAGATTACTGCATGGACGAGCTTTTATCTAAGCGTTGGATTTTTCGGGAGGAGGGGTCCGGCACCCGGGAGGTTTTCCTCTATCATATAGAAAAGTATAAAAAACGGTTTAAGCCTTTCCTGGAAGTAGGTCATACGGAAGCTGTGAAATCGGTACTCAGAAACAAGGGGGCGTTAAGCTGTCTGTCCAGAATTTCCGTAATGAATGAGCTTTTGTCCGGACAGTTGTTTCGTCTCAGAATAAAGGATTTTAAATTTTCCCGTTCATTTTATACGATCTGGCATAAGGATAAATACTTTTCATCTGTTCTTCAGGAATTCATGTATTATACAAAAGAGCGGTATAAGGCGGTATACGAAAACCAGCTCCACGCCCACTGA
- the pta gene encoding phosphate acetyltransferase — protein MSSGLYITATQAGAGKSAIALGVMEMLFRKLEHVGFFRPIITKDPEDAWDLDIELMSSQYNLDRPYATMYGVTQNEADQLLSHGKKDELLEKIIEKYNDAREKCRFILCEGTDFVSSTTGVEFDINATIIQNLNCPVLLVADAHNKSMEEAATLTSMTLDSLGSKGCHILGTIINRVRPADLSGIIDYFKKTGLFPDQLIYAVPEEEALANPTIAEVASALGAKVLIGSNQLYRHARGFTVAAMQLTNLLSRIDHGTLIITPGDRADVIVGCMAAQSSDSIANISGIILTGGLVPEGPVWELIKGLPDAVPVISVTENTFPTALAVEKIRGSISPYDDRKITRALALFEQHVDIERMMNKVITTDATIMTPKMFEYELIRKARMFKKRIVLPEGNEDRILRAVETILRRGIADITLLGDEKKIRHKIRTLGLRMEGFEIINPGKSKLLNTYAEVYCELRKHKGMTIENARDRVADVNYFGTMMVHMGDVDGMVSGAVHSTAATIIPSFEIIKAKTPQTPVSGLFFMCLPHKVLAYGDCAINPDPNAEQLAEIAITSAETVKMFDIEPRIAMLSYSTGTSGKGKDVDKVREATRIVQQKRPDLLIEGPIQYDAAIEPDVAKTKMPDSPVAGRATVFIFPDLNTGNNTYKAVQRSSGAVAIGPTLQGLNKPVNDLSRGCLVTDIINTVAITAIQAAEQDMKR, from the coding sequence ATGTCAAGCGGTTTATATATCACCGCCACCCAGGCGGGCGCGGGTAAATCAGCCATTGCACTAGGCGTAATGGAAATGCTTTTTCGAAAACTCGAACATGTAGGCTTTTTCAGGCCCATCATCACCAAGGACCCCGAAGATGCCTGGGATCTGGATATTGAACTGATGTCCAGTCAGTACAACCTTGACCGGCCTTATGCCACCATGTACGGCGTCACCCAGAATGAGGCCGACCAGCTTTTAAGCCATGGCAAAAAAGATGAGTTGCTTGAAAAAATTATCGAAAAATACAATGATGCCAGGGAAAAATGCCGCTTTATCCTTTGCGAAGGAACAGATTTTGTATCTTCCACCACCGGTGTGGAGTTCGACATCAATGCGACGATTATCCAGAATCTGAACTGTCCTGTACTCCTGGTGGCTGATGCCCACAACAAATCCATGGAAGAGGCTGCCACGCTTACCAGTATGACCTTAGACTCCCTGGGAAGCAAGGGGTGTCATATTCTGGGCACCATCATTAATCGAGTGAGGCCCGCCGACCTGTCCGGTATCATTGATTATTTCAAAAAAACCGGACTATTCCCTGATCAGCTGATATATGCCGTGCCCGAGGAAGAGGCGCTGGCCAACCCAACCATTGCCGAAGTTGCCAGTGCTCTGGGCGCAAAAGTACTTATTGGAAGCAATCAGCTCTATCGGCATGCACGGGGGTTTACCGTTGCTGCCATGCAGTTGACAAACCTGTTAAGCAGAATTGACCACGGCACCTTGATCATCACCCCGGGAGACCGGGCCGATGTAATTGTGGGCTGCATGGCAGCCCAGTCTTCGGATTCCATCGCAAATATTTCCGGCATCATTTTAACCGGCGGTCTTGTACCTGAAGGTCCGGTATGGGAGCTTATAAAAGGCCTTCCCGATGCCGTACCCGTGATCAGCGTCACCGAAAACACGTTCCCCACAGCCCTGGCCGTGGAAAAAATCAGAGGTTCGATTTCCCCGTATGATGACAGAAAAATCACCCGGGCTCTGGCACTATTTGAACAGCACGTGGACATTGAGCGGATGATGAATAAAGTCATCACCACAGACGCCACTATCATGACACCGAAAATGTTCGAATACGAACTTATCCGTAAAGCCCGGATGTTCAAAAAACGGATTGTTCTGCCCGAAGGAAATGAAGACCGCATATTGCGCGCCGTGGAAACCATTCTGCGACGCGGAATTGCCGACATTACCCTTCTTGGAGATGAAAAAAAGATCCGTCACAAAATCAGGACGCTTGGCCTGCGTATGGAAGGATTTGAAATCATCAATCCCGGAAAATCCAAACTGCTCAACACTTATGCCGAGGTCTATTGCGAATTAAGAAAGCACAAGGGCATGACCATTGAAAATGCCCGGGACCGGGTGGCGGACGTCAACTATTTCGGCACCATGATGGTACACATGGGTGATGTGGACGGCATGGTATCAGGCGCTGTCCACAGTACCGCCGCCACCATCATTCCCTCATTTGAAATCATCAAAGCCAAAACCCCCCAGACCCCGGTATCCGGACTGTTTTTCATGTGCCTGCCACACAAAGTCCTAGCTTACGGAGACTGTGCCATCAATCCGGACCCCAATGCTGAACAGCTTGCAGAAATTGCCATTACCTCCGCAGAAACAGTGAAAATGTTCGACATTGAACCAAGAATCGCAATGCTCTCATATTCCACGGGCACCTCAGGCAAAGGCAAGGATGTTGACAAGGTCCGGGAAGCCACCAGGATCGTACAGCAAAAGCGCCCGGATCTGCTCATCGAAGGTCCCATCCAGTATGATGCGGCCATAGAACCCGATGTCGCAAAAACTAAAATGCCGGACTCGCCTGTGGCCGGCAGGGCAACTGTTTTTATTTTTCCGGATCTCAACACAGGAAACAATACATACAAGGCGGTTCAACGCTCCTCCGGCGCCGTGGCCATTGGCCCGACCCTGCAGGGTTTAAACAAGCCGGTAAACGACCTGAGCCGGGGATGTCTCGTAACCGACATTATCAACACAGTGGCAATCACAGCCATCCAGGCCGCCGAGCAGGATATGAAACGTTAG